One part of the bacterium genome encodes these proteins:
- a CDS encoding LysM peptidoglycan-binding domain-containing protein, whose amino-acid sequence MKFDEMVKFSVVAVLVSGMVGMIGCGAKEVQPEPTPVVVAEPEPTPEPEPEMQRYSVMPGDTLWDISGNADIYGDNFQWPLIFKANRDQIEDPDIIEIDQDLAISQEFTQEEVEMAIENARQTPRYVPHTTPRRRLPIEY is encoded by the coding sequence ATGAAGTTTGATGAGATGGTTAAATTTTCAGTGGTAGCGGTTTTGGTAAGCGGCATGGTTGGGATGATTGGGTGCGGAGCAAAAGAAGTTCAACCCGAACCAACACCTGTAGTTGTTGCGGAACCTGAACCTACACCAGAACCGGAACCGGAGATGCAGCGGTACTCTGTTATGCCGGGAGATACCCTTTGGGATATTTCCGGAAATGCTGATATTTACGGGGATAACTTCCAGTGGCCCTTGATTTTTAAGGCCAACCGCGATCAGATCGAGGATCCGGATATCATTGAAATCGACCAGGACCTGGCAATCTCGCAGGAGTTTACCCAGGAAGAAGTTGAAATGGCGATTGAAAATGCAAGACAAACGCCGCGCTATGTGCCTCATACCACACCGCGTCGTCGTTTACCGATTGAGTATTAA
- the ybeY gene encoding rRNA maturation RNase YbeY, translated as MMPVQIRNEQKKIRVNQTALKKMAQKCLGKMNRPKAEISILLSDDHTIQELNRLHRGINRPTDVLSFGMREQKKKQDPMPPHPEILGDLAISVPAIQRQAVKRHVAVEEELDFIVIHGILHLLGYDHASQKQKLQMEGIHTALFQACRMK; from the coding sequence ATGATGCCGGTTCAAATCCGCAATGAGCAAAAAAAAATCCGGGTAAACCAAACGGCATTGAAAAAGATGGCGCAAAAATGTCTTGGGAAGATGAACCGGCCCAAGGCTGAAATTTCAATTCTTTTATCCGATGACCACACTATTCAAGAATTAAACCGGCTTCACCGGGGAATCAATCGGCCGACGGATGTCTTGTCTTTTGGTATGCGGGAGCAGAAAAAAAAGCAGGATCCCATGCCGCCCCATCCTGAAATTCTGGGAGATTTGGCAATTTCGGTTCCGGCGATTCAGCGCCAGGCAGTCAAACGGCATGTGGCGGTTGAGGAAGAGTTGGATTTTATTGTCATTCATGGTATTTTACATTTATTGGGTTATGATCATGCAAGTCAAAAACAAAAGTTGCAAATGGAAGGAATACATACGGCCCTGTTTCAGGCTTGTCGTATGAAGTGA
- a CDS encoding hemolysin family protein, which yields MLINIFILIILFFLSGFFSASETALMGLGRSRLARAIELGGARGIALEQWKKDPNRLLTTILILNNAVNISATTIAAFIAIHISELFLLNRAQMGAVVATIVTLVIIIFGEVTPKVLAIHKSEKIALFIIRPLVLLAKILYPLSRLLLLAAGVFLKPFGLKPGSSIPMVTEAEIHALIQMGADEGILEDQEHQMIHGVISLGETQVREVMIPRTEMECIDSDASMDQIINQIVQAGYSRMPVFQENVDNIVGVVYTKDIISVLQNRELIVLQDILRQPYFVPETKKVDDLLHEFQRGKLHLAVVVDEYGGTSGLVTLEDLIEEIVGEIRDEYDVEEKNIEKIEENIWLVDAQTDSKEINEGLDIGLPDMKDINTIGGYVVHLLGHLPKKGEQIFHKNIQFTIMAASNTRVEKIQIQIMPGSSEQSSEA from the coding sequence ATGTTGATAAATATTTTTATTTTGATTATCTTATTTTTTCTGTCGGGTTTTTTTTCGGCCAGTGAAACCGCATTAATGGGTTTGGGACGGAGCCGGTTGGCACGTGCCATTGAATTGGGCGGTGCTCGCGGGATTGCATTGGAACAATGGAAGAAGGACCCCAACCGCCTATTAACGACAATTTTAATTCTCAATAATGCCGTGAATATTTCCGCCACAACGATTGCAGCATTTATAGCAATTCATATTTCCGAACTGTTTTTATTGAATCGTGCACAAATGGGTGCCGTAGTGGCAACCATCGTCACATTGGTGATTATTATTTTCGGAGAAGTGACCCCGAAGGTCCTGGCAATCCATAAATCGGAAAAAATCGCACTTTTCATCATTCGCCCTCTGGTGCTGCTGGCAAAGATTCTTTATCCCTTGAGCCGGTTGCTGCTGCTGGCAGCCGGCGTATTTTTAAAACCGTTTGGTCTAAAACCCGGAAGCTCCATTCCCATGGTGACGGAAGCTGAAATTCACGCGCTTATTCAAATGGGGGCGGATGAAGGTATTTTGGAAGACCAGGAACATCAGATGATCCATGGCGTGATCAGTCTGGGGGAAACCCAGGTTCGCGAGGTGATGATTCCGAGAACTGAGATGGAGTGTATTGATTCGGATGCCAGCATGGACCAAATTATTAACCAAATTGTTCAAGCGGGTTATTCCCGTATGCCGGTTTTTCAGGAGAATGTTGATAATATTGTGGGGGTGGTTTACACCAAGGACATTATTTCCGTATTACAAAATCGGGAGTTAATTGTTCTTCAGGATATTTTGCGTCAACCGTACTTCGTACCGGAGACTAAAAAGGTGGATGATTTACTGCATGAATTTCAGCGGGGAAAATTACATTTGGCGGTTGTGGTGGATGAATACGGCGGGACATCGGGGTTGGTGACGTTGGAAGACCTTATTGAGGAAATTGTCGGCGAGATCCGCGATGAATATGATGTGGAAGAAAAAAATATTGAAAAAATCGAAGAGAATATTTGGTTGGTGGATGCTCAGACCGATAGTAAGGAAATCAATGAGGGTCTTGATATTGGATTACCGGATATGAAAGATATTAATACCATCGGTGGGTATGTGGTGCACCTGCTCGGGCACCTGCCTAAAAAGGGAGAGCAAATTTTTCATAAAAACATTCAGTTTACGATTATGGCCGCGAGCAATACCCGTGTCGAGAAAATTCAGATTCAAATTATGCCGGGTTCTTCTGAACAAAGCTCCGAAGCCTAA